In Acidobacteriota bacterium, a genomic segment contains:
- the hpnJ gene encoding hopanoid biosynthesis associated radical SAM protein HpnJ produces the protein MKTLLLNPPSFPNFDGGAGSRWPAAREIASFWYPVWLTYPAGMIKDSRLLDAPPHGVTPEETIEIAKGYDFVALYTSTPGWKNDVRLAELMKAAKPDLKLAFVGPPVTSQPDQALTASEAIDFVVRKEIDYSLKEFAEGKELDDIQGVSYRKDGRIVHNVDRPPLHDLDTLPFASDIYKRDLDITRYNVPFLLNPYISFYTSRGCPALCTFCLWPQTISGHAWRTRSPENVATEVKRAWELFPNLQEIFFDDDTFAWAKNRTIAVCEKLKPLKTTWSCTSRVHTDYETLKAMKEAGCRLLIVGFESGDPQILKNIKKGATVEQAREFMKNCKKLGIVVHGDFIIGLPGETPETIKRTVKFAEEIDCETIQVSIAHSYPGTELDDYLKKNNFFTQIEDMTDEMGHQLPTIHYPGLSREEIVQAVEHFYDRYYFRPRIIFRIVRRAAFNGHERKRLYKEAKEFLQLRAKRKEFVAAQASR, from the coding sequence ATGAAAACACTGCTGCTCAACCCGCCTTCATTCCCCAATTTTGATGGAGGCGCCGGTTCGCGCTGGCCCGCTGCGCGTGAGATCGCGTCGTTCTGGTATCCGGTTTGGCTGACGTATCCAGCGGGCATGATCAAAGACAGCCGGTTGCTCGACGCGCCGCCTCACGGGGTCACCCCGGAGGAGACGATAGAGATTGCGAAAGGGTACGACTTCGTCGCTCTTTACACCAGCACGCCGGGATGGAAGAACGATGTGCGGCTCGCCGAATTAATGAAGGCCGCGAAGCCCGATCTCAAACTCGCGTTCGTCGGGCCGCCGGTCACTTCGCAGCCCGATCAGGCGTTGACTGCATCCGAGGCGATCGACTTCGTGGTCAGGAAGGAGATCGATTACTCACTCAAGGAGTTCGCTGAGGGGAAAGAGCTCGATGATATTCAAGGCGTGAGCTATCGAAAGGATGGCCGCATAGTTCACAACGTGGACCGGCCGCCGCTTCACGATCTGGACACGCTGCCGTTCGCGTCGGACATTTACAAACGCGACCTGGACATCACCAGGTATAACGTTCCGTTTCTGCTTAACCCTTACATCTCGTTTTACACGTCCAGAGGCTGCCCGGCGCTTTGCACGTTCTGCCTTTGGCCGCAGACGATTAGCGGGCATGCGTGGCGCACACGAAGTCCCGAGAACGTCGCCACCGAAGTCAAACGCGCGTGGGAGCTGTTCCCTAACCTTCAAGAGATTTTCTTCGACGATGACACTTTCGCGTGGGCGAAGAACCGAACGATCGCGGTGTGTGAAAAGCTAAAGCCGCTCAAGACGACCTGGTCGTGCACCTCGCGAGTACACACCGACTACGAGACGCTCAAGGCGATGAAGGAAGCCGGCTGCCGCTTGCTGATCGTAGGCTTCGAGTCCGGCGATCCTCAAATACTAAAGAACATCAAGAAAGGCGCGACCGTCGAGCAGGCTCGCGAGTTCATGAAGAATTGCAAGAAGCTCGGCATAGTCGTTCACGGCGACTTCATCATCGGCCTCCCGGGTGAAACGCCCGAGACGATAAAGCGCACAGTAAAGTTCGCCGAGGAGATTGATTGCGAGACGATTCAAGTTTCAATCGCCCACTCCTACCCTGGCACTGAGCTCGACGACTATCTCAAGAAGAACAACTTCTTCACCCAGATCGAGGATATGACCGACGAGATGGGCCACCAGCTTCCGACTATTCACTATCCGGGTCTGAGTCGTGAAGAGATCGTGCAGGCGGTCGAGCACTTCTACGATCGCTATTATTTCCGCCCGAGGATTATCTTCAGGATCGTTCGCCGCGCGGCATTCAACGGGCACGAACGCAAGCGCCTGTACAAGGAAGCGAAGGAGTTTCTCCAGCTTCGCGCGAAACGGAAAGAGTTCGTAGCAGCGCAAGCCAGCAGATGA
- the hpnK gene encoding hopanoid biosynthesis-associated protein HpnK: MPETRIDNTSRGGAAKQRRLIVNADDFGISAEVNEAVIRAFREGVLTSTSLMVTGAAFQQAVDLAKENPGLAVGIHLVTVVGKSVLPHSEIPALVDKQGNFSNNSTLAGLKYYFSRRARRELRKEIAAQFEKFHSTGLPLSHIDGHLHLHVHPVIFNAALELGAKYGARRMRVPAEERELALAFDRTNVLRKTIHAMLFGGLGRYMKRNLRASRFIFPERVYGNLQSGRMSEQYFLYALDNLSAETSEIYFHAAVYADDKLLNDEERQCSIEFEALTSRKVKEKVHELGIKLTNYFETEATR, from the coding sequence TTGCCTGAAACTCGCATCGACAACACCTCGCGCGGAGGCGCCGCAAAGCAACGACGGTTGATCGTCAACGCTGATGATTTCGGCATCTCCGCGGAAGTCAACGAAGCAGTCATTCGCGCGTTCAGGGAAGGCGTGCTGACCAGCACCAGCCTTATGGTGACCGGCGCCGCGTTCCAGCAGGCGGTCGACCTTGCGAAGGAGAATCCAGGTCTCGCAGTGGGGATTCACCTGGTCACGGTCGTGGGAAAAAGCGTGCTTCCGCATTCGGAGATTCCGGCGCTGGTCGATAAACAGGGGAACTTCTCAAACAACTCGACGCTGGCCGGGCTGAAGTACTATTTCTCCCGGCGGGCGCGCCGCGAGCTGAGAAAAGAAATCGCCGCGCAGTTCGAGAAGTTTCACTCGACGGGCTTGCCGCTTTCGCATATCGACGGACATCTTCATCTGCACGTGCATCCGGTGATCTTCAACGCCGCGCTCGAACTAGGCGCGAAATACGGCGCGCGGCGTATGCGAGTGCCCGCTGAAGAGCGGGAGCTCGCCCTTGCGTTTGATCGCACCAATGTTCTTCGGAAGACGATCCACGCGATGTTGTTTGGCGGGCTCGGGCGATACATGAAAAGGAACTTGCGCGCTAGCCGCTTCATCTTTCCGGAGCGGGTATATGGCAATCTTCAAAGCGGCAGAATGAGCGAGCAGTACTTTCTTTATGCGCTCGACAACCTTAGCGCCGAAACCAGTGAGATATATTTTCATGCGGCTGTTTATGCTGACGACAAACTGCTCAACGATGAGGAGCGTCAGTGTTCGATTGAGTTCGAAGCGCTGACGAGCAGAAAGGTAAAGGAAAAAGTGCACGAGCTTGGCATCAAGCTGACCAACTACTTTGAAACGGAAGCGACCCGATGA
- a CDS encoding EamA family transporter — protein sequence MKTTAVLITAIFAQAFGDVCLTKGMKAIASLETGGGGFSESLSQVLHIALQAMQSPLVWVGTLLLIVFFLLFSAALSWADLSFVLPATAFGYVLNVAAGYYFLGESVSNRRWMGAVIITLGVLFVSRSGARAAEAPGDQLPAAGVLE from the coding sequence ATGAAGACAACTGCCGTGCTGATCACCGCAATCTTCGCGCAAGCCTTCGGCGATGTATGCCTGACCAAAGGAATGAAGGCGATAGCTTCGTTGGAGACGGGCGGCGGCGGTTTCTCCGAATCGCTCTCGCAAGTCTTGCATATCGCCCTTCAAGCAATGCAGAGCCCGCTGGTGTGGGTCGGCACGCTGCTGCTGATCGTGTTCTTCCTGCTGTTCTCGGCGGCGCTTTCGTGGGCGGATTTGAGTTTCGTGCTCCCGGCTACCGCGTTCGGCTACGTGTTGAACGTCGCGGCGGGTTATTACTTCTTAGGCGAATCAGTCTCAAACAGAAGATGGATGGGCGCCGTGATAATCACTCTAGGAGTTCTGTTCGTCTCGCGTTCCGGCGCTCGCGCGGCCGAAGCGCCAGGCGACCAGTTGCCAGCAGCAGGAGTTCTGGAATGA
- a CDS encoding EamA family transporter, which translates to MMTAVLIALVVLGGSAGDVLITKGMKQLGEISTLHAGKLLRIAWRAITNRYVLTGVLFMAISYFSFLGALRLADLSLVLPATSISFVITTIAARLFLRETISATRWAGILLVCIGVALISIPS; encoded by the coding sequence ATGATGACCGCGGTGCTGATTGCGCTCGTCGTACTTGGCGGTTCGGCGGGCGATGTGCTCATAACGAAAGGCATGAAGCAACTGGGCGAGATTTCAACGCTTCATGCCGGAAAGCTGCTTCGCATTGCTTGGCGCGCAATCACGAATCGATACGTTCTGACCGGCGTGCTGTTCATGGCAATAAGCTACTTCTCGTTCCTTGGGGCGCTGAGGCTTGCCGATCTGAGCCTCGTGCTTCCCGCAACTTCGATCAGCTTCGTCATCACGACGATCGCAGCACGGCTCTTCCTAAGAGAGACGATCAGCGCGACACGTTGGGCCGGCATTCTGCTGGTCTGCATTGGCGTCGCGCTGATCTCGATACCTTCGTAG
- the hpnI gene encoding bacteriohopanetetrol glucosamine biosynthesis glycosyltransferase HpnI: MIHVAYIAIKVILAGCALAANVYYLLSIVAAFRFFSRPRLDDSVNFLPVTIMIPLHGADFKAYENYARFCRQDYAQYQIVFGVRDSRDSSVPIVQELIANFPDRDIALVISEETIGENLKVSNLHNMLGHVKYEQIVIVDSDIRVSRDYLRKILAPLSDERVGLVTCLYRAAETPDFASKLEAVGISTEFAPGVLMAWMLEGVKFALGSTMATTRTRLEAIGGFRALADYLADDFMLGNLIAKSGYEVCLSDHVVETAMQPAGFTGMMRHQVRWARSTRISRPAGYLGLILTYGTALALLNVAVDNASRFSLLLLATTLVVRLTMGWMIGVHWLGDKILKKYFWLVPVRDLLSFAIWCSSWVGKRVEWRGRLFEVARNGKMIQVGREETHATQVHSS; the protein is encoded by the coding sequence TTGATACACGTTGCCTACATAGCGATCAAGGTCATCCTGGCCGGCTGCGCGCTGGCAGCCAACGTCTATTATCTATTGTCCATTGTCGCCGCGTTCAGATTCTTTTCAAGGCCCAGGCTGGATGACAGCGTCAATTTTCTACCGGTGACGATAATGATTCCGCTGCACGGGGCCGATTTCAAAGCATACGAGAACTATGCCCGGTTCTGCCGCCAGGACTATGCCCAATATCAAATCGTATTCGGCGTGCGCGACTCGCGTGACTCTTCGGTGCCAATCGTTCAAGAGCTAATCGCAAATTTTCCTGATCGAGACATAGCCCTGGTCATCTCTGAAGAAACGATCGGGGAGAATCTTAAGGTGAGCAACCTTCACAACATGCTCGGGCACGTCAAGTACGAGCAAATTGTCATCGTCGACAGCGACATTCGAGTTAGCCGCGACTACCTGCGCAAGATTCTCGCGCCCCTTTCAGATGAGCGAGTCGGGCTGGTGACCTGTCTCTATCGCGCAGCGGAAACACCTGACTTCGCATCGAAGCTCGAAGCGGTGGGAATATCGACGGAGTTCGCACCGGGTGTGCTGATGGCGTGGATGCTGGAAGGGGTGAAGTTCGCGCTGGGGTCTACGATGGCGACGACGCGGACGAGGCTTGAAGCGATCGGAGGATTTCGAGCGCTTGCTGACTACCTCGCCGATGATTTCATGCTTGGCAATCTGATCGCGAAGTCCGGCTATGAGGTTTGTCTTTCTGATCACGTCGTCGAAACGGCGATGCAGCCCGCCGGCTTCACGGGGATGATGCGGCATCAGGTGCGATGGGCTCGCTCGACTCGGATCTCGCGGCCGGCAGGCTATCTCGGCTTGATCTTGACTTACGGGACTGCGCTGGCGCTGTTGAACGTGGCGGTCGATAACGCGTCGAGGTTCAGCCTATTGCTGCTCGCCACGACGCTGGTGGTGCGCCTGACGATGGGTTGGATGATAGGGGTGCATTGGCTTGGCGATAAGATTCTGAAGAAGTATTTTTGGCTTGTGCCGGTGCGCGATCTGCTGAGTTTCGCGATCTGGTGCTCGAGCTGGGTCGGCAAGAGAGTTGAATGGCGCGGGCGGCTGTTCGAGGTCGCCCGCAACGGAAAGATGATTCAGGTTGGAAGAGAGGAAACCCACGCTACGCAAGTTCATTCTTCGTGA
- the rlmN gene encoding 23S rRNA (adenine(2503)-C(2))-methyltransferase RlmN encodes MSGVTKDTQTELIGLTQDGLREFMVALGEKPYRARQLHDAIYRRRITNVDSMTDLPKTLRRILGEAAVVTNMQIESVFLSSDGTRRFLLRLVDGSEVESVFMPEERRDTICISSQVGCPLACGFCMTGVLGLKRNMTAGEMVSQVIIVLNQVYGKGVAVPHRTNIVMMGMGEPLLNYDQVIRAVRLLAAQEGLAIAPRYVTLSTAGIVPRIHDLAKEEVRPRLAISLTAPNDEIRDRLFPINRKYPLSELIESCRRYPLSERERLTFEYVMLDGINDNDQQARELVRLLSGIRAKVNLIPHNPAPELPYASSPMDRILAFQKILTDAGLPSFIRRPRGQDISAACGQLAARHQATA; translated from the coding sequence ATGAGCGGCGTCACAAAAGACACACAAACCGAGTTGATTGGTCTCACCCAGGACGGGTTGCGCGAATTCATGGTTGCGCTCGGCGAGAAACCCTATCGCGCGCGGCAGCTTCACGACGCGATCTACCGTCGCCGAATTACGAACGTGGATTCAATGACCGATCTGCCCAAGACTCTCCGGCGCATTCTGGGAGAGGCGGCGGTCGTTACCAACATGCAAATCGAAAGCGTGTTTCTATCGTCAGACGGAACGCGCCGATTCCTTTTAAGGCTCGTCGATGGATCTGAAGTCGAGTCGGTGTTCATGCCCGAAGAGCGCCGTGACACGATCTGCATTTCGAGTCAGGTCGGCTGCCCGCTTGCTTGCGGCTTTTGCATGACCGGTGTTCTCGGACTGAAGCGCAATATGACGGCTGGCGAAATGGTCTCCCAGGTGATCATCGTCCTGAATCAGGTCTATGGCAAAGGAGTCGCGGTGCCGCACCGCACGAACATAGTGATGATGGGAATGGGCGAGCCACTGCTGAACTACGACCAGGTGATCAGAGCTGTGCGCTTGCTCGCCGCCCAGGAAGGCCTGGCGATCGCGCCCCGTTACGTGACTCTTTCAACGGCCGGAATAGTTCCGCGAATCCACGATCTTGCAAAGGAAGAAGTCAGGCCGAGGTTGGCTATTTCGTTGACGGCGCCCAACGACGAGATTCGCGACCGTTTGTTTCCGATCAATCGCAAGTACCCGCTGAGTGAGTTGATCGAATCGTGCCGCCGTTATCCATTGAGCGAGCGCGAGCGACTGACATTCGAATACGTGATGCTGGATGGAATAAACGACAACGATCAACAAGCCCGCGAGCTCGTGCGGTTGCTGTCGGGCATTCGAGCGAAGGTGAATTTGATTCCGCACAATCCGGCGCCGGAACTTCCTTATGCCTCCTCGCCGATGGATCGAATACTCGCTTTTCAGAAGATCCTGACCGATGCCGGCTTGCCTTCGTTCATCCGTCGTCCGCGAGGCCAAGACATCTCGGCTGCATGCGGTCAGCTCGCGGCCCGTCATCAGGCCACAGCATAA
- a CDS encoding amidohydrolase family protein — translation MRMRLAAFCLILAMPLAEAAAQSQPAPITAIKAGRLIDPETGTVAANQVILIQGEKITAVGPNLAIPAGATIIDLGKLTVLPGLVDAHTHMAMTYKDQPENNYYYLTYVMDSTALRAIQAASNGIQLLNSGFTVIRDVGNNGLYADTALRQAIEQGWLPGPTIIPSGIIIGSTGGQFWPTPEMYKQHNIVFPEYIDANSPDEIVRAIRENMLFGARAIKLCIDCKPWGYSVEDIKLAISEAAKGGCKVEGHVQTAEGAQRAIDAGIYIIAHGNALTPDHHRQMAEKGIFLAGTDTPFTKYRGSEAAFKQVVAKLRDAWEKKVPLTFSTDLDYWNERMKDEKTGDWLSRGDLTIAFIETWKAAGIPPADTLRAMTINGYKAADIIKERGPIKAGFFADLIAVAGDPLSDIDALRNVQFVMKNGMVFKKDGVMMPEKFFHAGPVRIPSGRWTR, via the coding sequence ATGAGAATGAGACTAGCCGCATTCTGTCTGATCTTGGCGATGCCACTGGCTGAGGCGGCCGCGCAGTCGCAGCCCGCGCCGATTACCGCGATCAAGGCCGGACGTTTGATTGATCCTGAAACCGGGACAGTCGCTGCTAACCAGGTGATCTTGATTCAGGGAGAGAAGATTACCGCCGTCGGTCCCAACCTCGCCATTCCCGCCGGCGCGACGATCATCGATCTCGGAAAACTCACGGTGCTTCCAGGTCTGGTCGATGCGCACACGCATATGGCCATGACTTACAAGGATCAGCCCGAGAACAACTACTACTACCTCACCTACGTCATGGACTCGACGGCGTTGCGCGCGATTCAAGCCGCCTCGAACGGCATTCAACTTCTCAACTCGGGCTTCACCGTCATTCGAGACGTGGGAAACAACGGGCTTTATGCGGATACCGCGCTGCGACAGGCGATCGAGCAAGGCTGGCTGCCGGGGCCGACAATAATCCCCTCGGGAATTATCATCGGCAGCACCGGCGGGCAGTTCTGGCCGACGCCGGAAATGTACAAGCAGCACAACATCGTCTTTCCTGAATACATCGACGCGAACAGCCCAGACGAGATCGTCCGCGCGATCCGTGAGAACATGCTGTTCGGCGCCCGGGCGATCAAGCTGTGCATCGACTGCAAGCCCTGGGGTTACTCGGTCGAGGACATCAAGCTGGCCATCAGCGAGGCCGCGAAGGGCGGCTGCAAAGTTGAAGGGCACGTTCAGACAGCCGAGGGAGCGCAGCGCGCGATTGATGCCGGCATCTACATCATCGCGCACGGCAATGCGCTTACGCCCGATCATCATCGGCAGATGGCCGAAAAGGGAATCTTCCTCGCGGGGACCGACACGCCGTTCACAAAGTACCGGGGCAGTGAGGCGGCCTTCAAACAAGTGGTCGCCAAGCTGCGCGACGCGTGGGAGAAAAAAGTGCCGTTGACCTTCTCGACGGACCTCGACTACTGGAACGAGCGTATGAAGGACGAGAAGACAGGCGACTGGTTGAGCCGCGGTGACCTGACGATCGCCTTCATCGAGACGTGGAAAGCAGCCGGCATTCCCCCGGCGGACACCCTCCGTGCGATGACGATCAACGGCTACAAGGCGGCGGATATCATCAAGGAGCGCGGTCCGATCAAAGCGGGCTTCTTCGCCGATCTGATCGCGGTCGCGGGCGACCCGCTCAGCGACATCGACGCGTTGCGCAACGTGCAGTTCGTCATGAAGAACGGAATGGTGTTCAAGAAGGACGGCGTGATGATGCCTGAGAAGTTTTTCCACGCAGGTCCGGTCAGAATCCCAAGCGGCAGGTGGACTCGATAA
- a CDS encoding metallophosphoesterase has translation MNHLHTAITQLLALADQTLLLIGARTVFALLLVAVQLYVLRAMLRIIRSMQLIPRKEKSLIAAAVALLVIVNVPLVFFIVEGLVTPRRLLLYAPPSAYESTIRPFAYTFFVWTIGSLFFAAAAPIAMACFAGVQFFRRKKSDPREEGVTVEVFDLSRRRFLQMALTAIAAMPFAIAAYGAVAARTRKVVEKVFVPISGLPPQLDGLTIVQLSDIHSGMFMRESQMAEYARIASSLKPDVIALTGDFVATHSDQVEPFMNAMTLLEAKYGVFACLGNHDMFTRSEEALARRFTRAGFKLLRNKSEIIDIGGAKLNIIGVDYLFASRATASTLNHVLSELSLEGTTILLQHAPQLFPLAAKFGIDLTLSGHTHGGQIALTIGDLIIAPARFSTMFLAGLFKIGDSHLYVNRGLGTTGPPIRINAPPEITHITLRAA, from the coding sequence TTGAACCATCTGCACACGGCAATCACCCAACTCTTAGCGCTCGCCGATCAAACGTTGTTGCTTATCGGAGCGCGTACCGTGTTTGCGCTGCTGCTCGTCGCGGTCCAGCTTTATGTGCTTCGGGCGATGCTGCGAATCATACGGTCGATGCAGCTAATCCCGAGGAAGGAAAAGAGTCTGATCGCAGCCGCTGTCGCTCTCTTGGTGATCGTGAACGTGCCTCTTGTATTCTTCATTGTCGAAGGACTGGTCACTCCGCGCAGGTTGCTCCTGTATGCCCCGCCGTCAGCATACGAGTCGACGATTCGCCCTTTTGCTTACACGTTCTTCGTATGGACAATCGGTTCGTTGTTCTTTGCGGCGGCGGCTCCGATAGCGATGGCTTGTTTTGCCGGCGTCCAGTTCTTCAGGCGTAAGAAGAGCGATCCCAGGGAAGAAGGGGTAACGGTGGAGGTGTTCGATCTTTCGCGCCGCCGGTTCTTGCAGATGGCGTTGACCGCGATTGCCGCGATGCCGTTTGCAATCGCGGCTTATGGCGCGGTTGCAGCGCGCACTCGTAAGGTTGTTGAAAAAGTCTTTGTTCCGATCTCCGGTCTTCCGCCTCAACTCGACGGGCTAACTATCGTTCAACTCAGCGACATTCACTCGGGGATGTTCATGCGAGAGTCGCAGATGGCTGAGTACGCCCGCATCGCCAGCAGCCTCAAGCCCGACGTTATCGCGTTGACTGGTGACTTCGTTGCTACTCACAGCGATCAGGTTGAGCCCTTCATGAACGCGATGACATTGCTCGAGGCAAAGTACGGTGTGTTCGCATGTCTGGGCAATCACGACATGTTCACTCGCTCGGAGGAAGCGCTCGCGCGCCGCTTCACGAGAGCCGGCTTCAAGCTGCTGAGAAACAAAAGCGAGATCATCGACATCGGCGGGGCAAAGCTAAATATCATCGGAGTGGATTATCTGTTCGCATCGAGAGCGACCGCCAGCACGCTCAATCATGTTCTAAGCGAGCTGTCGTTGGAAGGCACGACGATTCTGCTTCAGCACGCTCCGCAGTTGTTCCCTCTAGCCGCCAAGTTTGGAATAGACTTAACGCTGTCGGGCCACACACACGGAGGTCAGATAGCGCTGACCATCGGAGACCTGATCATCGCTCCGGCTCGCTTTTCGACGATGTTTCTAGCGGGTCTGTTCAAGATCGGCGACTCGCACCTTTACGTGAACCGCGGGCTCGGGACAACGGGACCGCCTATCAGGATCAATGCGCCACCCGAGATCACTCACATAACGCTCAGAGCGGCATAG
- a CDS encoding PIN domain-containing protein has protein sequence MRTLFADTFYYIALLSPTDAAHTRAVEFTRTYNELMVTTAWIITELADGMADASNRQAFTSFYDALRVDPQVSVVQPEQDIFNEGMELYRTRPDKDWSLTDCISFVVMRRQEITEALTGDHHFEQAGFKALLR, from the coding sequence ATGAGAACGCTGTTCGCCGATACCTTCTATTACATCGCTCTGCTTAGCCCAACTGACGCGGCGCATACTCGCGCTGTCGAATTCACAAGAACCTACAATGAGTTGATGGTCACGACAGCGTGGATCATCACTGAACTCGCCGATGGTATGGCTGACGCCAGTAACCGCCAGGCTTTCACGAGTTTCTACGACGCACTGCGAGTCGATCCACAGGTTTCAGTAGTCCAACCGGAACAGGACATCTTCAATGAAGGAATGGAACTATACCGCACCCGTCCCGATAAGGACTGGTCCCTCACCGATTGCATTTCGTTTGTTGTCATGCGACGGCAGGAGATCACTGAAGCGCTAACGGGCGACCACCACTTCGAACAAGCCGGGTTTAAAGCGCTGTTAAGGTAG
- a CDS encoding thioredoxin domain-containing protein, translating into MTLAHLLIAAAWSVAMIAVWTSEKLSNKSRRHTRVVVLVTGLVLAVLLVGVDRWMVKEKAAQDANAAATNTSPSETHTDSTAKPPTSVPEPKPSAADASDPLDLEPVYKAPKVEVPRITDPPRSPFKETLPHIVEGDFPQEVLKATKPVLVFFCAEPYESCDQTAPAVLAAVGDQRDKIKLVALDVRINRVVSTQYGATFSTIPLLMIFKDGKPVGQFFGAASKQTVTRLIEKPEDFKIQSSQAREKEPSQKDKDPLVTIPTVPESDFDDEVLKSSIPVLVYFHASFQDACKVVSPLVAQIAESYKGKIKVLQIDSSIHRNISSKYNAGPLSAPVLILFKDGAARGRIKGTTSMQTIARLIERPEDFKIEVAEDRRRVEPEPPSRVSVILAAIPDVLESDFDSEVKSAIPTLVYFYDDDDRVCKLMAPTVVEIAGLYKGRIRVLRLDASINQSTHYRYRAGGSWGPGLLLFRGGKVKDRKDGAFSRAAIVNMIDKVLAAK; encoded by the coding sequence ATGACTCTCGCGCACCTATTGATAGCAGCGGCGTGGTCGGTCGCAATGATTGCGGTCTGGACATCGGAGAAGCTATCCAATAAGTCAAGACGACATACTAGGGTGGTTGTCTTAGTGACCGGGCTCGTTTTGGCGGTTCTCTTGGTTGGTGTTGACCGATGGATGGTTAAGGAGAAGGCCGCACAGGACGCTAATGCGGCGGCTACGAATACATCTCCATCGGAAACACACACCGATTCAACGGCCAAACCGCCGACTTCAGTACCTGAGCCTAAGCCCTCGGCAGCGGATGCAAGTGACCCGCTAGACCTGGAACCGGTCTACAAAGCGCCGAAAGTCGAAGTGCCGCGAATAACGGACCCGCCGCGTTCACCGTTTAAAGAGACTCTACCTCATATCGTTGAGGGAGACTTTCCCCAAGAGGTCCTGAAAGCCACTAAACCTGTCTTGGTGTTCTTTTGTGCAGAACCGTATGAATCGTGTGATCAGACGGCCCCGGCTGTTCTAGCAGCCGTTGGCGACCAACGGGATAAGATCAAACTCGTGGCGCTCGACGTGCGGATCAACAGAGTAGTGTCTACCCAGTACGGTGCAACGTTCTCCACTATTCCACTCCTCATGATCTTCAAAGACGGCAAACCGGTTGGTCAGTTCTTCGGGGCAGCATCAAAGCAAACCGTAACTCGCCTCATTGAAAAACCTGAGGACTTCAAGATTCAGTCAAGTCAGGCAAGAGAGAAGGAACCCTCGCAGAAGGATAAGGATCCATTAGTGACAATACCAACCGTCCCAGAAAGTGATTTTGACGATGAGGTGCTCAAGTCTTCAATCCCTGTCCTTGTGTACTTTCACGCGAGTTTCCAAGACGCATGTAAGGTAGTGTCCCCGTTGGTCGCGCAAATAGCAGAGAGCTACAAGGGTAAAATCAAAGTGCTACAGATTGATTCCAGCATTCATCGAAATATCTCTAGCAAATACAACGCAGGCCCTCTTAGCGCTCCCGTGCTTATTTTGTTCAAGGATGGTGCAGCGCGTGGCCGAATCAAGGGCACCACGTCAATGCAAACTATTGCTCGTTTAATCGAGCGGCCCGAAGATTTCAAGATTGAGGTTGCTGAAGATCGAAGACGAGTAGAGCCAGAGCCTCCATCTCGCGTGTCCGTGATCCTAGCTGCAATACCTGATGTCCTAGAAAGCGACTTCGACTCAGAAGTCAAATCTGCTATTCCGACTTTGGTTTATTTCTATGACGACGACGATAGAGTTTGCAAACTTATGGCCCCAACTGTTGTGGAGATAGCAGGACTGTATAAGGGCAGAATCCGAGTTCTAAGACTGGATGCGTCTATCAACCAAAGTACTCATTACAGGTATCGAGCGGGCGGTTCCTGGGGTCCTGGTCTGCTTCTCTTCAGGGGCGGAAAAGTGAAGGACCGTAAGGATGGCGCATTCTCCAGAGCTGCTATCGTCAACATGATTGATAAGGTCCTTGCAGCAAAATAG